The genomic region ggtGAGCTCTCTAGAAACCCTTTTTTTCTCTTtactattttcctttttttttctttttttttttgccttaaaACCATAAGCTTTTGATGataaaatttcattttgtttGATGGATTTTCATgaagttttaaaaaatttctcTTCATACTAAGATCTTCTGCAAGTATTTTATTTTTCTGTCCTTGTTTTAGTTCTTAAAACTTTGATCCAAAACCAAACAAAAAGTGTTTATCTATATAAATTTAACTGGTTTTCTATATGGCTCTTTTATAACTTACGTTATTTGCGTGATCATTATCGTGAGCAGATGCCTAGCGTCAACCCAGACCAATCCGACAAGGATTCCGAGCCCTTTGTGGAGGTCGATCAGACCGGTCGTTACGGTCGGTACACAGAACTTCTAGGATCCGGAGCCGTCAAAAAAGTTTACCGGGCATTCGATCAAGAAGAAGGAATTGAAGTTGCATGGAACCAAGTCAAGCTAAGGAATTTCTCCGACGATCCGGCGATGATCGATCGGCTTTATTCGGAGGTCCGGTTGTTAAGGTCATTAACCAACAACAGCATAATCTCGTTGTACAGTTTTTGGCGTGACGAGGAACATAACACACTCAATTTCATAACCGAAGTATGTACTTCGGGGAATTTGAGGGAATATAGGAAGAAACATAGGCAAGTCTCAATGAAGGCGTTGAAGAAGTGGTCAAAGCAGATTTTGAAAGGCTTGAATTATTTACATTCACATGAGCCTTGTATCATTCATAGAGATCTCAATTGCAGCAATGTTTTTGTTAATGGAAACACTGGTCAGGTAATAAAGTtacttctttttttattttatgttgctTTTCTTACATGTTTGGTCACtaagaaaaaaactaaaaaagtAAAGCTTAGTACTTTGGGTTTGAAAAAAACTAAAAAAGTACAGCTTAGTACTTTGGGTTTTGATGAGCAAATCTGGATCATCAACAGGTTAAGATTGGTGATTTGGGGTTGGCGGCGATCGTGGGGAAGAACCACTCGGCGCATTCGATCCTCGGGACGCCGGAATTCATGGCGCCAGAGTTGTACGACGAGCATTACACCGAACTCATTGACATATACTCATTTGGCATGTGTGTGCTTGAGATGGTGACCTTGGAAATTCCCTATAGCGAGTGCGATAATGTGGCCAAAATTTACAAGAAAGTGTCAAGTGGGGTGAAGCCTCAAGCCTTGGACAAGGTTAGAGATGCAGATGTGAGGGCATTCATTGAGAGATGCATTGCTCAGCCCGGGGAAAGACCGTCCGCGGCGGAACTGCTTAAGGATCCGTTTTACGACGAAGTTGATGATTATGACGAAAACGTTTGATTATAGTACTTAGGCATATATTTTTGTTATTGTATTGTTACATTTTTTTAAAAGTCTTAAATAGTGTTTATGATTGTATGGTAAACTTTGATTATCTTGACTGATTAGAGCTTGGTTTACGTTTAAATGTGTACATAGATAGTGGTTTCCACAGAAAAACATATTGATTAAAAGTTTGAATGGGAGAAAAGAATATTGTGTGTGAACTTTAGGTTTCTTCCACATGAATTCATctatattttatgtatttttttaaaactaAAGATAAAGATTAAATGGGATTTTGGTTGTATTTGAAGTAAAGTCAAAACAATATTAACTAAACAGAAAGATCCATTCAAAGGGTTGAATTTGATGTAAAGAACATGCTATGTTTTGAACAGGCAGCCAACCTAAAGTGGCCCTTGgcatatattattatcatataaAGTTGGTTGATAAAGAGGGCATTTGTTTTGTATTTGCTGTCGCACTCAAAATTGTTGGGAAATGATTGCTACAGCATGGCACTGATCTGGCTGGCCTGCACTGATTTTCcattttcaaaacaaaaaatgTAGAATTTGATGATATATCCTACAAAAATGTAGAATTTGATGATATATCATACACTTTGTTAGTGCCCTTCTTTGATAACTTTatcttatatatttaatttatataaaggGCAAATGGCATGTTGccgcccccaaaaaaaaaaaaaaaaggttttcaaTTACTTTAGCAGAAGCTTGTAATTTACATTTGCCTATAAGGTGGagtaatttataataatatttgaagGGATGAGAAATAAAGTATAATGatatataacaataataacaatttTCACTTTTGCtttttgttaatatgtcaaactAAACAAATTTTGGAGtgtttgatgtgattaaaataaaagttttacgAAGTCAACTT from Gossypium arboreum isolate Shixiya-1 chromosome 1, ASM2569848v2, whole genome shotgun sequence harbors:
- the LOC108480967 gene encoding probable serine/threonine-protein kinase WNK11 — its product is MPSVNPDQSDKDSEPFVEVDQTGRYGRYTELLGSGAVKKVYRAFDQEEGIEVAWNQVKLRNFSDDPAMIDRLYSEVRLLRSLTNNSIISLYSFWRDEEHNTLNFITEVCTSGNLREYRKKHRQVSMKALKKWSKQILKGLNYLHSHEPCIIHRDLNCSNVFVNGNTGQVKIGDLGLAAIVGKNHSAHSILGTPEFMAPELYDEHYTELIDIYSFGMCVLEMVTLEIPYSECDNVAKIYKKVSSGVKPQALDKVRDADVRAFIERCIAQPGERPSAAELLKDPFYDEVDDYDENV